Proteins encoded in a region of the Gammaproteobacteria bacterium genome:
- a CDS encoding inositol monophosphatase family protein yields MHALLNIALRAARDGASVLTGHFDRPDRVRILETRGSELITTAHQDVEKTLLYHLQKIYPQYGYHSSATQLPESGTTSNVWFLHPLIGTANFLRGTQGFLLGLSCQVDGQLQISVFIDPLLNEEFTAIRGSGASLNGRRIRVSSRINLEDSTCAMEFAPGQEPGTQTRPLQQALEQQVRIRTTGNGILDLAMASAGRLDGGIIPKPPADQLASVALLLREAGGLVSDIEGNPKLAGDQLVFGNPKYFKQLLQLARQPR; encoded by the coding sequence ATGCATGCTCTGTTAAACATCGCTCTGCGCGCCGCCCGCGACGGGGCCTCGGTCCTCACCGGACATTTTGATCGTCCCGATCGCGTCAGAATTCTGGAGACCCGGGGCAGCGAATTAATCACTACGGCACATCAGGACGTTGAGAAGACCCTGCTTTACCATTTGCAGAAAATCTATCCGCAATATGGCTATCACTCCTCGGCAACGCAATTACCCGAGTCGGGCACTACGAGCAATGTCTGGTTCCTGCACCCGTTGATCGGGACCGCCAATTTTTTGCGCGGCACCCAGGGATTCCTGCTTGGGCTTTCCTGCCAGGTGGACGGCCAGCTGCAGATCTCGGTATTTATCGACCCACTGCTGAATGAAGAATTTACTGCCATCCGGGGCAGTGGTGCCAGCCTGAATGGACGCCGCATCCGGGTCAGCAGTCGAATCAACCTGGAAGACAGCACCTGTGCCATGGAATTTGCGCCAGGCCAGGAGCCGGGAACCCAGACCCGCCCCCTCCAGCAGGCCCTGGAGCAGCAGGTCAGGATCCGAACTACCGGCAATGGGATACTGGATCTGGCCATGGCCTCGGCGGGTCGGCTGGACGGCGGGATAATCCCCAAGCCCCCTGCCGATCAACTGGCCAGCGTTGCCCTGCTGCTGCGCGAGGCCGGCGGGCTCGTCAGTGATATCGAGGGCAACCCCAAACTCGCAGGCGATCAACTGGTGTTCGGGAACCCCAAGTACTTCAAACAATTGCTGCAATTAGCCAGGCAACCCCGCTAG
- a CDS encoding MATE family efflux transporter has translation MQEGTKRHSLSLVEAPIPETLRRMTAPMIIGMAMLFTFSLVDTLFISFLGTDPLTAISFTFPVTFMIMSLAIGLGIGTSAVVAKYMGRADFDKAKEASTVTNYLAIFCGTVTVLICWLFHDGIFRAIGASEEILLLIREYMLIWLPGSILLVAILNSNSILRACGDTKTPSLLMAASGLINAIMDPILIFGLGPVPALGIRGAALATLISWLVGFAYLSYVLIHRLELISRMIPSRKVLLASSREMLRIGLPAAGANMMTPLAAGVMTAIAAGFGEQAVAAFGVGSRIEPLATLVVLAMSSTLPPLISQNFGAHRLDRVEEAYRLATRFIVAWQLGVYLVLAVFAGLIALIFSQDPAVLSVIKLYIWVLPLGYGFQGIIILTNSALNALHRPLEALYLSLARFFVFYVPLAWLGSQLFGIPGFFAGALTGNLLMAAISLRAFKRALGAEMGQSAQLEQPRST, from the coding sequence ATGCAAGAAGGAACCAAGCGACACAGCCTGAGTCTGGTGGAAGCCCCCATACCCGAGACCCTGCGGCGCATGACAGCGCCAATGATTATTGGCATGGCCATGCTGTTCACCTTCAGCCTGGTTGACACGCTGTTTATCAGCTTTCTGGGCACTGACCCACTGACCGCCATCAGCTTTACCTTCCCCGTCACTTTCATGATCATGAGCCTGGCGATCGGCCTCGGTATCGGCACTTCCGCTGTGGTGGCCAAATACATGGGGCGTGCGGATTTTGACAAAGCCAAGGAAGCATCCACGGTAACCAACTATCTGGCGATCTTCTGCGGCACGGTCACGGTATTGATTTGCTGGCTGTTCCACGACGGCATATTCCGCGCCATTGGCGCCAGTGAGGAAATCCTGCTGCTGATCAGAGAATATATGCTGATCTGGCTGCCAGGCAGCATTCTGCTGGTCGCCATCTTGAACAGCAACAGTATCCTGCGCGCCTGTGGGGATACCAAGACACCCAGCCTGCTGATGGCAGCAAGCGGATTGATCAATGCGATCATGGACCCGATTCTAATATTTGGCCTGGGACCTGTCCCGGCCCTGGGCATTCGCGGTGCCGCGCTGGCAACCCTGATTTCCTGGTTAGTCGGATTCGCCTACCTGAGTTACGTATTGATACATCGACTGGAATTGATCAGTCGCATGATTCCTTCCCGCAAGGTGTTGCTGGCGTCCAGTCGTGAAATGCTCCGCATCGGTCTGCCAGCGGCAGGCGCCAACATGATGACTCCGCTGGCGGCAGGGGTCATGACGGCAATTGCAGCCGGATTTGGTGAGCAGGCCGTGGCGGCGTTTGGCGTGGGCTCGCGCATCGAACCTTTGGCCACGTTAGTGGTGCTGGCCATGTCTTCCACCCTGCCACCACTGATCAGCCAGAATTTCGGCGCCCATCGACTGGACCGCGTCGAAGAAGCCTACCGCCTGGCAACCCGTTTCATCGTGGCCTGGCAACTGGGCGTGTATCTGGTACTGGCCGTATTCGCCGGGCTCATCGCCCTGATCTTTTCACAGGATCCTGCTGTACTCTCGGTGATCAAACTTTATATCTGGGTATTGCCTCTGGGCTATGGTTTTCAGGGCATTATCATTCTGACCAACTCAGCGCTGAATGCCCTGCACCGCCCGCTCGAGGCGCTTTATCTGTCGCTGGCAAGATTCTTTGTTTTTTACGTCCCCCTGGCGTGGCTGGGATCGCAGCTCTTCGGTATACCGGGCTTCTTCGCCGGTGCACTGACGGGCAATTTGCTGATGGCTGCAATCTCGCTACGGGCATTCAAACGAGCCCTGGGGGCTGAAATGGGCCAGTCAGCGCAACTGGAGCAGCCCCGCTCAACCTGA
- a CDS encoding nitroreductase: protein MDALEALHTRTSVPKLTDPAPDGECLENICRAAFRAADHGVMRPWRFLLIRGKARQKLGDLFAEAAEHKDPSLDAASLERTRQKPLRAPLIIVTISCHQKSPKVPEIEQDLSAAAATQNMLLAAFAQDVGAFWRTGSMAYDPVVRNGLGLSDNEHVIGFLYLGQKAGASKRLADPDVSEYFRNWT from the coding sequence ATGGATGCTCTTGAAGCGCTGCATACCAGAACCTCCGTTCCCAAATTAACCGACCCCGCCCCGGACGGCGAGTGTCTGGAGAATATTTGCCGGGCGGCTTTCCGTGCGGCGGACCACGGGGTCATGCGTCCCTGGCGCTTTCTGCTGATCCGTGGGAAGGCGCGCCAGAAACTGGGAGACCTGTTTGCCGAAGCGGCAGAACACAAGGACCCATCCCTGGATGCAGCGTCGCTGGAAAGAACCCGGCAAAAGCCACTGCGGGCCCCATTGATTATTGTCACAATCTCGTGCCATCAGAAAAGTCCCAAAGTACCGGAGATCGAACAGGATCTTTCAGCCGCCGCCGCAACTCAGAACATGCTGCTGGCTGCATTCGCACAGGACGTCGGCGCCTTCTGGCGGACCGGGTCCATGGCCTATGATCCGGTAGTGAGAAACGGGCTTGGGCTGAGTGATAACGAGCACGTGATCGGATTTCTTTATCTGGGGCAGAAAGCCGGGGCCAGCAAACGCCTGGCCGACCCCGATGTTTCCGAGTATTTCAGGAACTGGACGTAA
- a CDS encoding lysophospholipid acyltransferase family protein encodes MRTTIFSTPLLTPLLRALAIAILKLTGWTAIGKEIPDPKLVLIGAPHTSNWDFPLMLLVVLKLRLKVFWMGKNSLFRFPFGWLMRWLGGIPIDRSKANNVVQQMTEEYARQTELVVLIPPEGTRSKVERWKTGFYHIARNAGVPILLGYVDAPKKQAGLADFFIPTGDLEKDMQEIQAFYADKGGLKPENA; translated from the coding sequence ATGCGTACTACCATTTTTTCCACTCCCCTGCTTACTCCGCTGCTGCGGGCCCTGGCCATCGCAATTCTGAAACTGACCGGCTGGACCGCTATCGGCAAGGAAATCCCCGACCCAAAACTGGTGCTGATTGGCGCACCCCATACCAGCAACTGGGATTTTCCACTGATGCTGCTGGTGGTCCTGAAGCTGCGCCTGAAGGTGTTCTGGATGGGCAAGAACTCACTGTTCCGCTTTCCGTTCGGCTGGCTGATGCGGTGGCTGGGTGGTATCCCCATCGATCGCAGCAAGGCCAACAACGTAGTACAGCAGATGACCGAAGAGTACGCCCGACAGACGGAACTTGTAGTGCTGATTCCCCCCGAAGGCACCCGCAGCAAAGTGGAACGCTGGAAGACCGGCTTTTACCATATTGCCAGAAACGCCGGCGTGCCCATCCTGCTGGGTTATGTGGATGCCCCAAAGAAACAGGCGGGACTGGCGGATTTTTTCATCCCAACGGGCGATCTGGAAAAAGATATGCAGGAAATACAGGCTTTTTACGCCGACAAAGGCGGCCTCAAACCAGAGAACGCCTGA
- a CDS encoding TetR/AcrR family transcriptional regulator produces the protein MAAFREAWQLEGTPVWETVFEMHKEKMQIKNVNVATANLENIFDATFRLSAQKGFQAMSLRDLSRETRISMGGLYAYIHSKDELASVIESVLRHYILQVLGSLASQNLDPMTQLKAIIFGETYMNEIMKSWFYFSYMEVKGLPRSQQETAMDLELLAQSILLDNFKAGIEQQVFRCEDPDMLAVHTVGLLQQWYLKRWKFKRMKIDADQFAASVFTFVLKALDCEERSGAGSC, from the coding sequence ATGGCAGCCTTCCGGGAAGCCTGGCAACTTGAAGGAACGCCTGTCTGGGAGACGGTTTTTGAAATGCACAAGGAAAAGATGCAGATCAAAAACGTCAATGTGGCAACTGCCAACCTGGAAAATATTTTTGACGCGACTTTTCGACTGAGCGCCCAGAAGGGTTTTCAGGCCATGAGCCTGCGGGATTTGAGTCGGGAGACGCGGATCAGTATGGGCGGCCTGTACGCCTATATCCACAGCAAGGACGAACTGGCGTCAGTCATCGAATCGGTCCTGCGGCATTATATTCTCCAGGTTCTTGGCAGCCTCGCCAGTCAGAATCTTGACCCGATGACGCAGTTGAAAGCGATTATTTTCGGGGAAACCTACATGAATGAAATCATGAAATCCTGGTTTTATTTTTCCTACATGGAGGTCAAGGGGCTGCCTCGCAGTCAGCAGGAAACTGCCATGGATCTTGAGCTGCTGGCCCAGTCGATTCTGCTGGATAATTTCAAGGCGGGTATAGAGCAACAGGTTTTTCGCTGCGAGGATCCTGACATGCTGGCGGTTCACACAGTGGGTTTATTACAACAATGGTATCTCAAGCGCTGGAAGTTTAAGCGGATGAAGATTGATGCCGACCAATTCGCTGCGTCGGTGTTTACATTTGTTTTAAAAGCGCTGGATTGCGAAGAGCGGTCAGGGGCAGGGAGCTGCTGA
- a CDS encoding sulfite exporter TauE/SafE family protein — MLLAIAVITLGSYIQSSIGFGLAIIAAPVLFFIDPAYVPAPITVSAFTLSVANAWGHRKSISLRGLKYAVIGRVPGSVAGALLILWINQDLLGLWLGVSVLLAVAVSLKTVSLTPTPGHLMTAGFLSGFMGTSSSIGGPPMALVLQHQEAQYIRANLSAFFVVSCIMSLAMLAPIGYFGGREIMLALPLLPGTLLGYWLARHTWHLISPRLLRLSSLALCSVSGIIAVVSFWL, encoded by the coding sequence ATGCTGCTGGCGATTGCCGTCATTACCCTGGGGTCATACATTCAGAGCTCGATAGGGTTCGGCCTGGCCATCATCGCCGCGCCAGTGTTGTTTTTTATCGACCCTGCTTATGTCCCGGCCCCGATTACGGTAAGTGCTTTTACATTGTCTGTTGCCAATGCCTGGGGGCATCGGAAGTCAATTTCATTGCGCGGGCTCAAATATGCCGTTATAGGCCGGGTACCGGGTTCGGTCGCTGGCGCGTTGCTGATACTCTGGATTAATCAGGATCTCCTGGGGCTCTGGCTGGGGGTTTCGGTTCTGCTGGCGGTCGCTGTCAGTCTGAAAACCGTGTCCCTGACACCAACCCCCGGACACCTGATGACCGCGGGATTTCTGTCGGGTTTCATGGGCACCAGCTCCTCAATCGGAGGGCCACCCATGGCACTGGTGCTTCAGCATCAGGAAGCCCAGTACATCCGGGCTAATCTGTCAGCGTTTTTCGTCGTCAGTTGTATCATGTCCCTGGCGATGCTGGCGCCGATTGGCTACTTCGGTGGGCGTGAAATAATGCTGGCGTTGCCGCTGTTACCGGGCACATTGCTGGGCTACTGGCTGGCAAGGCACACCTGGCACCTGATATCGCCGCGGCTCCTGCGGCTTTCCTCTCTGGCGCTTTGCTCAGTAAGCGGCATTATTGCCGTCGTTTCCTTCTGGCTATGA
- a CDS encoding rhodanese-like domain-containing protein, which yields MVFILLATLCFSLPLPAQTADSAEPGAIWIDLRSPREYQRGHVEGAVNIPRGEIAHRISELVTDLYAPVHLYDSSAGFAGLALEILMEMGFQYVVNEGSYDSIVARQKDSL from the coding sequence ATGGTTTTTATCCTGCTGGCTACGCTTTGCTTTAGCCTGCCTCTGCCTGCGCAAACGGCGGATTCTGCGGAGCCAGGCGCGATCTGGATAGATCTGCGGTCGCCCCGGGAATACCAGCGCGGGCACGTCGAAGGTGCTGTTAATATCCCGCGAGGTGAGATCGCCCACCGGATCAGTGAACTGGTCACAGATCTGTATGCGCCAGTGCATCTGTACGACAGCAGTGCAGGCTTCGCTGGACTGGCGCTGGAAATCCTGATGGAGATGGGGTTTCAGTACGTTGTCAATGAAGGTTCCTATGATTCGATTGTCGCGCGGCAGAAAGATTCCTTATGA
- the purU gene encoding formyltetrahydrofolate deformylase codes for MPKTDPRRFVLTVSCPEANGIVRAVSDFLFQRGATITDAAQHRDPEVNQFFMRVAFEEVESRLPGSEDLDRDFGVIGRQFHMQWSFFDLSVKPRLLLAVSRHTHCLNDILHRWGSGALPAQVVGVISNHREMEKMTEWYGLPYHYLPVDGRNKQQQEQEMLRIIEQERVDLFGLARYMQILSAEMCGALEGRIINIHHSFLPGFKGANPYRQAYMRGVKVIGATAHYVTTDLDEGPIIEQVVEKVDHNCDVNDLVQIGRDAECVAFARAVRWHCEHRIILNGNRTVVFR; via the coding sequence GTGCCGAAGACCGATCCTAGAAGGTTTGTCCTGACCGTATCCTGTCCGGAAGCGAATGGCATCGTGCGGGCAGTGAGCGATTTCCTTTTTCAGCGCGGAGCGACGATCACCGATGCAGCACAACATCGGGATCCCGAGGTGAATCAGTTTTTCATGCGGGTGGCGTTCGAAGAGGTGGAATCCCGCCTGCCCGGCAGCGAAGACCTGGATCGCGATTTCGGCGTCATTGGCAGGCAGTTCCACATGCAATGGTCGTTTTTCGACCTGTCGGTAAAGCCCCGGCTGTTGCTGGCAGTGTCCCGGCATACCCATTGCCTTAACGATATACTGCATCGCTGGGGCAGCGGTGCCTTACCCGCTCAGGTGGTTGGTGTTATTTCCAATCATCGCGAGATGGAGAAGATGACAGAATGGTATGGTCTGCCTTATCACTACCTTCCCGTCGACGGCCGGAACAAGCAGCAACAGGAACAGGAAATGCTGCGAATAATCGAGCAGGAACGCGTGGATCTGTTCGGGCTGGCCCGCTACATGCAGATCCTGTCTGCCGAAATGTGCGGTGCGCTTGAAGGTAGAATTATAAATATTCACCATTCATTTCTACCCGGATTTAAAGGGGCCAACCCCTATCGCCAGGCCTATATGAGGGGGGTTAAGGTTATCGGTGCAACCGCCCATTATGTCACTACCGATCTCGATGAAGGACCGATAATTGAACAGGTGGTAGAAAAAGTGGATCACAACTGTGACGTTAACGATCTGGTGCAGATAGGGCGTGATGCGGAGTGCGTGGCTTTTGCCCGGGCTGTCAGATGGCACTGCGAACATCGCATCATTTTAAACGGCAATCGGACGGTTGTTTTCCGCTAG
- a CDS encoding S-(hydroxymethyl)glutathione dehydrogenase/class III alcohol dehydrogenase, with protein MKSRAAVAFEAGKPLEIVEVDVQGPKAGEVLVEIKATGVCHTDAFTLSGDDPEGAFPAILGHEGAGVVVEIGPDVKSVSVGDTVIPLYTPECRECDFCLHPKTNLCQSIRATQGQGLMPDGSSRFSLDGKPILHYMGCSTFSNYTVLPEIALAKIRSDIPYDKVCYIGCGVTTGVGAVAFDAKVEPGSTVAVFGLGGIGLNVVQGARMVGADRIIGIDTNPAKAALARQFGMTDFVNPHDVDDVTAAIIDMTNGGVDYSFECIGNVHTMRQALECCHKGWGESVIIGVAGAGQEIATRPFQLVTGRVWRGSAFGGARGRTDVPKIVDWYMQGKIQIDPLITHTMPLEDINRAFDLMHAGESIRSVVLF; from the coding sequence ATGAAATCACGAGCCGCTGTCGCCTTTGAGGCCGGAAAACCCCTTGAAATCGTCGAGGTCGATGTACAGGGCCCCAAAGCCGGTGAGGTGCTGGTGGAAATCAAGGCCACCGGCGTCTGCCACACGGATGCCTTCACGTTGTCCGGAGACGACCCGGAAGGTGCGTTTCCGGCCATACTTGGCCACGAAGGTGCCGGCGTTGTGGTGGAAATCGGCCCCGACGTCAAGTCTGTCAGCGTCGGCGACACCGTCATACCGCTCTATACCCCGGAGTGTCGGGAGTGTGACTTCTGCCTGCACCCCAAAACCAATCTGTGCCAGTCGATCCGCGCCACCCAGGGGCAGGGCCTGATGCCCGATGGCAGCAGCCGCTTCTCCCTCGACGGCAAACCGATTCTCCATTACATGGGGTGCTCGACATTTTCCAATTACACGGTGCTGCCGGAAATAGCCCTGGCGAAAATCCGCAGTGACATACCTTACGACAAGGTCTGCTATATCGGTTGCGGCGTAACCACGGGCGTCGGTGCCGTTGCCTTTGACGCCAAGGTCGAACCTGGCAGTACAGTGGCTGTATTCGGCCTGGGCGGGATCGGCCTGAACGTGGTGCAAGGGGCGAGAATGGTCGGTGCGGACCGGATTATCGGCATTGATACCAACCCCGCCAAGGCAGCGCTGGCGCGCCAGTTCGGCATGACAGATTTCGTTAATCCCCACGACGTGGATGACGTTACGGCAGCAATAATCGACATGACCAACGGGGGCGTTGACTACAGCTTCGAGTGTATCGGTAATGTCCACACCATGCGTCAGGCTCTGGAATGCTGCCACAAGGGCTGGGGGGAGTCTGTCATCATCGGCGTGGCCGGTGCCGGTCAGGAGATAGCTACCCGCCCCTTCCAACTGGTAACGGGCCGTGTCTGGCGCGGTTCTGCCTTCGGGGGAGCCAGAGGCAGAACCGATGTACCGAAGATCGTTGACTGGTACATGCAGGGTAAAATCCAGATCGACCCCCTGATCACCCATACCATGCCCCTGGAGGACATCAACCGGGCCTTCGACCTGATGCATGCCGGGGAAAGCATTCGCTCTGTGGTACTGTTTTGA
- a CDS encoding VOC family protein: MKYLHTMVRVTDLDQSLDFYCNKLGLKEIRRVDHEQGRFTLVFLAAEGDEAAQVELTYNWDPEEYGAGRNFGHLAYQVDDIYATCEKLQAGGITINRPPRDGRMAFVRSPDNISIELLQAGAPLPPKEPWASMPNSGSW, from the coding sequence ATGAAATACCTCCACACCATGGTGCGGGTCACCGATCTCGACCAGTCGCTGGACTTTTACTGCAATAAGCTGGGGCTCAAGGAAATCCGCCGGGTCGATCATGAACAGGGCCGTTTTACCCTGGTCTTTCTGGCCGCAGAGGGGGACGAGGCTGCCCAGGTCGAACTAACCTACAACTGGGATCCGGAAGAATATGGCGCAGGGCGCAATTTTGGTCACCTGGCCTACCAGGTGGACGATATCTACGCCACCTGTGAAAAACTGCAGGCCGGTGGTATTACCATAAACCGTCCTCCAAGGGACGGCCGCATGGCTTTCGTGCGCTCACCAGACAATATCTCTATCGAATTGCTGCAGGCGGGCGCCCCCCTGCCCCCGAAAGAACCCTGGGCCAGCATGCCGAACTCAGGGAGCTGGTAG
- the folD gene encoding bifunctional methylenetetrahydrofolate dehydrogenase/methenyltetrahydrofolate cyclohydrolase FolD — MQILDGKQTSEQIRREIAEQVKTIRQQGGKAPHLAAVLVGNDGASETYVANKVKDCEEVGFDSTVIRLPDSISEDELLNRIEELNQDDNIDGFIVQLPVPKHIDDHKVILAIDPAKDVDGFCPANVGNLCLGLPTYISATPNGIMELLARYEIETEGKHCVVLGRSNIVGTPMAILLSRNTRPGNCTVTLLHSRSQDIAGHCRNADILVAAIGRPNYVTADMVKPGAVVIDVGITRVADDSRSSGFRLVGDVDFDAVSARCSFITPVPGGVGPMTRASLLQNTLKACQRKS; from the coding sequence ATGCAGATACTAGATGGCAAACAGACCTCCGAACAGATTCGCCGGGAAATCGCCGAGCAGGTGAAAACCATCAGGCAACAGGGCGGCAAGGCTCCGCACCTGGCTGCGGTACTGGTTGGTAACGACGGTGCCAGCGAAACTTACGTAGCCAACAAGGTCAAGGATTGCGAAGAAGTGGGCTTCGATTCGACAGTTATCCGCCTGCCCGACTCAATCAGTGAAGACGAACTGTTGAATCGAATCGAGGAGCTCAACCAGGACGACAATATCGATGGTTTCATCGTGCAACTTCCGGTCCCGAAGCACATCGACGATCACAAGGTCATCCTGGCCATCGATCCGGCCAAGGATGTGGACGGCTTCTGCCCCGCCAATGTCGGCAATCTGTGCCTGGGGCTGCCGACCTATATCTCGGCCACACCAAACGGCATCATGGAACTGCTGGCCCGCTATGAAATCGAGACTGAGGGCAAGCACTGTGTAGTGCTGGGGCGCAGTAACATCGTCGGCACGCCCATGGCAATTCTGCTTTCACGCAACACCCGCCCCGGCAACTGCACGGTGACCCTGCTGCACAGCCGCAGTCAGGATATTGCCGGGCATTGCCGGAATGCCGACATCCTGGTAGCCGCCATAGGCAGGCCCAACTACGTGACTGCCGACATGGTTAAACCAGGTGCCGTCGTTATCGACGTTGGTATCACGCGAGTGGCAGACGACAGCCGCAGCAGCGGCTTCCGTCTGGTGGGCGATGTTGATTTTGACGCTGTAAGCGCCAGATGCAGTTTCATCACACCGGTACCCGGCGGTGTCGGCCCCATGACCCGCGCTTCGTTATTACAAAACACCCTGAAAGCCTGCCAACGGAAATCCTGA
- a CDS encoding amino acid aminotransferase: protein MFESLESLSADPILGLMAAYRADRNPDKIDLGIGVYKDPRGKTPVMAAVKEAETRLLATQETKSYVGPAGDGAYNEHIARLVLGDSLGELLQGRRCTVQVPGGCGGLRVAAEFIMKANPQARIWVSDPTWPNHVPLLGTAGLRIETYPYYDYENHVIRFEEMLEALATAGSNDLVLLHGCCHNPCGADLTPEQWQAVRDLALEKGFTVFVDLAYQGLGDGLDEDVYGVRLLAESLPELIVVSSCSKNFGLYRERVGALTVICQSPAQLSAVSSQLASIARGIYSMPPDHGAAIVRIILEDPDLTISWDRELTEMRDRINGLRSTLATRLAAAGASRNFDFIQNEKGMFSFLGIGVAQVQQLIENYSIYLVNSSRVNVAGINESNIDYLVESLVSVLGAVDSD from the coding sequence ATGTTTGAATCACTGGAAAGTCTTAGCGCCGATCCGATTCTGGGATTAATGGCGGCCTACCGCGCCGATCGCAACCCCGATAAAATCGATCTGGGGATTGGCGTCTACAAGGATCCCAGAGGGAAAACCCCGGTAATGGCAGCGGTCAAAGAAGCCGAAACACGCCTGCTGGCGACTCAGGAGACCAAATCTTACGTGGGACCAGCCGGGGATGGCGCCTACAACGAACACATAGCCCGGCTGGTGCTGGGCGATTCCCTTGGCGAACTGTTACAGGGCCGGCGCTGCACTGTTCAGGTCCCTGGTGGTTGCGGCGGGCTGCGGGTGGCTGCTGAATTCATCATGAAGGCCAACCCCCAGGCCCGTATCTGGGTAAGTGACCCCACCTGGCCCAATCACGTGCCACTGCTGGGTACCGCTGGATTGCGGATAGAGACCTACCCCTACTACGACTACGAAAACCATGTCATCCGGTTCGAGGAGATGCTGGAAGCCCTGGCCACGGCAGGCAGTAACGATCTGGTCCTGCTGCACGGTTGTTGCCACAATCCCTGCGGTGCTGATCTGACCCCGGAGCAGTGGCAGGCAGTCCGTGATCTGGCACTGGAGAAAGGCTTCACTGTCTTTGTAGACCTGGCCTATCAGGGCCTCGGCGATGGCCTCGACGAAGACGTTTACGGCGTGCGCCTGCTGGCAGAGTCATTGCCGGAACTGATCGTGGTCAGCTCCTGCTCGAAAAATTTCGGCCTTTACCGCGAACGGGTCGGTGCGCTCACTGTTATCTGCCAGTCTCCCGCTCAGCTGAGTGCCGTTTCGAGCCAGCTGGCTTCGATAGCCCGAGGTATCTACTCAATGCCCCCGGACCACGGTGCCGCCATAGTCCGCATAATCCTGGAAGACCCGGATCTGACAATCAGCTGGGACCGGGAGCTGACAGAAATGCGGGATCGCATCAACGGCTTGCGGTCCACACTGGCCACTCGACTGGCAGCCGCCGGCGCCAGCCGCAACTTTGATTTTATTCAGAACGAAAAGGGAATGTTTTCTTTCCTTGGCATCGGCGTTGCGCAGGTGCAGCAGCTGATAGAGAACTACAGCATTTACCTGGTCAACTCCAGCCGGGTCAACGTGGCGGGTATAAACGAGAGCAATATTGACTACCTGGTCGAAAGCCTGGTGTCAGTGCTGGGGGCTGTTGACTCTGACTAG
- a CDS encoding universal stress protein encodes MDIFEKLLLAIDLTPDSDQLLRRVLKLCSGRMDRVHVVHVLRTDVLFSDDRVDPRDPDQRRLLDQATVKLDDILMRNGFRVPSQQINIRRGEPATEIKRLAHDLEADLVIVGSHTKNSGWMSLPGATTNCVLQGIDTDVMAVRL; translated from the coding sequence TTGGATATCTTTGAAAAGTTGCTCCTCGCGATTGACCTTACTCCCGACTCCGATCAACTGCTGAGGCGCGTACTGAAGCTGTGCAGCGGTCGTATGGACCGGGTTCATGTGGTTCATGTGCTGCGGACTGATGTGCTGTTTTCCGACGACCGTGTGGACCCAAGAGATCCGGATCAAAGGCGATTGCTGGACCAGGCGACGGTCAAGCTGGATGACATTCTGATGCGCAATGGTTTCCGCGTTCCCTCCCAACAGATCAATATCCGCCGTGGCGAACCGGCTACCGAAATCAAGCGACTCGCCCATGACCTGGAAGCCGACCTCGTGATTGTCGGCAGCCATACCAAGAACAGCGGCTGGATGAGCCTGCCCGGTGCAACGACCAACTGTGTGTTGCAGGGCATTGATACCGACGTGATGGCGGTCAGGCTCTAA